The genomic window AAGGAGTTTACTGAACCGGTATTATAATGTTGACTCACATCTGCTGTATCATTCATGCTTTGTTCGTGTATCGAAAACTCTCTAAAATTacaagttttttattaaaatacaaattcttTTAACAAATGACAcgatatattaataataaaacgcGTCAAATGGTTTCActtactttaaataattttttaggcTCTCCTCGTCAGTTATCAGCTCCTCGCGTTTGTATTTGGGGTACGACTCCATGAGGGAATTGGTATTGTTCATAGCACTGTTGTTGCCGCTCATAACCAACGAACGATTGCCCATAGAGTTCCAGGAAGTATTGtgtggttgttgctgctgttgtggaCTGAAGCTGCCGCGAGGTGGTGTTGTGCGACTGTAGCTCCAATTGTGAGACATACCAGCGCGCGctgcaaataaaatatagaaattaaatatacaacCATAATTCTGGATATATCTTTCTTACAATCATTGAAAGATGAGTGCCAGCTTAACAATGTGTTGTTTATTTGATTAGGGGCCAAATCATCGCATGCTTTCTTCTTGCTTTGTGACGGTGGGGTTACAAGAAATGACGAATCTGTAAACAATGAAATTTAAACAATTGTTAGTTATTACATAAATTcaagttaaattatttattttcttaccgAGCTCATCAAATTTAAGTAGATTTTTCTGTTCTTTGGTGCCTAATATCGGATTTTTTCGGAATATGAACAGAAAGTATTTGAGGAAACTGGAGAATGCACCAAGTCCCGTTAGCACAGCCGCAATATACTCTGCATAATACCATTTCGAGTGTGCAAATGGACAACGGTTAGAAATATCAAATAACAGTATGGCAAGTAGCACCACATTTAGGCAGCCCCATCGTAAGCTATCCTTAGCGAGTTTTGCGCGCAAGTGCATATTGAGGCTGAGCTCAACCAATTTGTTGGGCGAACCGCTAGCGAGAGAGCATATtagtattaaatttcaattaattccGATAACATACCAATACTTTTGCAAAGACTGcattgttattttgaaaatttattttaattccaattgTCAATACACGATATAcgaaataactaaaaattagtAAGATTTTCGCCGGTCCAATAGTAGTTTGCGCCTTTTAGCACAGCTGTTTTTTGCAATGCCGTTTCTCGTGTTGTCACCGCTAAGTTCCACAAAATCCAATCACTGCATCATCTGTGTTCTACGCacgccattgcaaataatttgtattttaaacaatttttatgaattgttgACTTCCGTTGaagataaaatataatatttcttaaagtGGTGAAAAGGATTTACAAACAGTGAAACCGTtcaaaataaatgagaaaaatatttctagtGCTTCGCTGCTACCCTGTGTGGaatgtaattattttcaagCAAATTCGGTTTGGTTTTCGATTACACAGGAATTGGTGAAAGGCTGTTATTATTTCTTAGTGAACATCTATCTTCGGAAAGTGTATGTTATTCGTTTTATGTGAAAATACATTGGTATAAgttatatgtttattaatatagTTATTTACTACATAAGTGAAAATGTCAGCATAAATGTGTATAGAAATGCAAATGTACCTTACATTGGTATCTGTCTGAAATTGGCGGCATACTAATATTGCCACATTTGTGATTAActttaaacagcaaatatgtataattacaTCCAAATTAATCCATTTTAGCGTGATttgacaattttaataattttgcggAAGAAGGAAGCAACAAATGccaaaatgttttccattttcTGGTCCAACAATTCAGCAGCTTATTGACACTCTGTACTAAGTTAAAGTAAGGGTTTGTGtagttgctaaatgtttatgcaattttttttgatttttttctgaaaGCGCTTGATAAGTAACGAAATGTACGTGTGtgataaaaatataatcttaattttattttttccttaagaACAATTTAATTGATACATTTTTGGTCTAGGTAGCTGGATACGGACAGTTTTCTTTATCACCATgtcaaattgtttttgaaatttatgaagGAATACAAGTACAAGATTTGCGCAGTAAACCGATAAAATAACCCTTTATTAGGAATGAACCATTATGAGTACTGAAATATCTCAAATATGAAGATAACTGAATAAATTCGATGAAAGGCTATAAGGAGAATTATTTAATCTCCCAATTTGTGCCATGACGACGAACTCACCTATTAAAAAATTCCATTGTAAACTCGaaatttaattgatatttttacaaTACTCTTTATTTAATACTGTTTAAgttgtatttgtaattaataCATAAAACCAGACTTAATTGACTGGAATTGTTGGCTGCACTTCTCTTCCACTTTTCCCTCATCGGTGAGTCTGTCTGCATGCACGAAATTGCTTTTAAGTGGGGGAGAAATCCTTAAAAACGCGTCtcgaagtatataaatataaattaagagaactatacacatttacatacaatgTTACATACACAGAACATTTAAGGctttcatacatttttggtattaaaaatttcgaatagaaAACCGGATTGAGATTGACTTTTTTTAAATGCTGTTCACGGGTTCCTTTAATACTTTTCATTTGCTTCCTAATTgttacatgcatatataaatagttgaaaatatatatttatatatatgtttttgtgtgtgtgaatgtataTTAAGATGCTCATAGTTGACcgtattttacatttacatgcATAGCTCCCGTCACactgcttacatatgtattattacaagagattaatttaattaattatgtttacacacatacacatataaagaCGTAAGGTAAAATGTACAATAGGCAAATTTGATTACATAATAtgattttgtatacatttgttgcgtttctcatattttttgtgaatttgttgtagattgttgttgttgggtatCATTTCGACTTGCTGATGGCCGGTAAACACATATTAGCTGCACATTCTGTTGAAGGCTTTCCATCGCAAATTGAGCAGGTTGCACTCCCAGCGCCTTAGTTCAAGGCGCGCTTGCCCCAGCCGCCATGCAACTTCACCCAATCCTTGGAGGAGCGTTTGCCCCACATGCCCTTGAGATTGTTCCAGCCGGGCTCGCGCTTACCCCATGCACCTGTAAAGTCAACAGAATCAAACAATCATAACAAAAATTCTCTACCAGTGAAGCGCAAAAACTCACCTCGGAATTTGTTCCAAGTGGGCGCGTTGCGGCGCTTGCCCCAGGCAGCGTTCATTTTATTCCAAGCGCGCTTCTCGCTCAGCGGAGTGTTGTTGtcatcattgttgttgttgccgtacCCCTCAGTATCTTCCATCGACGTAACCAGGTCATCGTTCATTCTCAGCGCACTCTGTTCGTCCTGTCTGTCGTTCAACAAGCGATCCAGTGTGCCGGCATTGGTCAGGTACATCATGGAGAACTTCAGGAAGGGTTCATCGCGTTCACCATTACTGATCAGCAGCGGCACCAAACGCTCGTCGTCCTCTGGCTCATTCACTTCGGGCAGCGTTGGCCCGGCAAAGTGCGCGCGCTTACCCCACGGGCCCTGCAGCGCCTGCCAATTGCGTTTGTCTTCGTTGGCGGCCGGCAGCGCGACGCCTGTGACTGCCTCTTCGCCGTGCACGCCGGCCAATTTCATGTTTACCGCGGCGATTATGAGCAAAGCATGGAAAATGGTCGTTAGGAATTTACACCTGGACTGACGTTCACTGGTTGGATGC from Bactrocera tryoni isolate S06 chromosome 5, CSIRO_BtryS06_freeze2, whole genome shotgun sequence includes these protein-coding regions:
- the LOC120776368 gene encoding allatostatins MIP — translated: MQHPTSERQSRCKFLTTIFHALLIIAAVNMKLAGVHGEEAVTGVALPAANEDKRNWQALQGPWGKRAHFAGPTLPEVNEPEDDERLVPLLISNGERDEPFLKFSMMYLTNAGTLDRLLNDRQDEQSALRMNDDLVTSMEDTEGYGNNNNDDNNTPLSEKRAWNKMNAAWGKRRNAPTWNKFRGAWGKREPGWNNLKGMWGKRSSKDWVKLHGGWGKRALN